The following proteins come from a genomic window of Falco cherrug isolate bFalChe1 chromosome Z, bFalChe1.pri, whole genome shotgun sequence:
- the MED18 gene encoding mediator of RNA polymerase II transcription subunit 18, with product MEAPPVTMMPITGGTINMMEYLLQGSILDQSLESLLHRLRGLCDNMEPETFLDHEMVFLLKGQQASPFVLRARRAMDKSGMPWHLRYLGQPEIGDKNRHALVRNCVDIATSDNLTDFLVEMGFRMDHEFMAKGHVFRKGIMKIMVYKIFRILMPGNTESIEPLSLSYLVELNVVAPAGQDIVSDDMRNFAEQLKPLVHLEKIDPKRLM from the exons ATGGAGGCGCCCCCCGTCACCATGATGCCCATCACGGGCGGCACCATCAACATGATGGAGTACCTGCTCCAAG GGAGCATCCTGGACCAGAGCCTGGAGAGCCTGCTGCACCGCCTGCGCGGCCTGTGCGACAACATGGAGCCGGAGACCTTTCTGGACCACGAGATGGTGTTCCTGCTGAAGGGGCAGCAGGCCAGCCCCTTCGTGCTGCGGGCGAGGCGGGCCATGGACAAAAGCGGGATGCCCTGGCACCTGCGCTACCTGGGCCAGCCAGAAATAGGTGACAAGAATCGCCACGCGCTGGTGCGCAACTGCGTAGACATTGCTACTTCGGACAACCTGACAGACTTCCTGGTGGAGATGGGCTTCCGCATGGACCATGAGTTCATGGCCAAAGGGCACGTGTTCCGCAAGGGCATCATGAAGATCATGGTGTACAAGATCTTCCGCATCCTAATGCCAGGGAACACGGAGAGCATTGAGCCACTCTCCCTCTCCTACCTGGTGGAGCTAAACGTGGTAGCGCCAGCAGGACAGGACATTGTTTCTGATGACATGAGGAACTTTGCTGAGCAACTGAAGCCTCTCGTGCACCTGGAAAAAATTGACCCCAAAAGGCTTATGTGA